The following are encoded in a window of Halosolutus halophilus genomic DNA:
- a CDS encoding carbohydrate ABC transporter permease, which yields METTEKSLRRTLDRLFVPLTVGPTLIWIAAIIVYPTVRLLWSSLFWMNPLTRETEFVGLRNFKRLLLDPSGTLGVLNPSFIAFTKNTIIYVGCSVTFSFLLGLGIALLLNKDLKGRGWFRTAVIVPWILPYVMSGLMWRWMFEAKNGAINGLLVQTGLISEKIAFLSDGTLAMMTLIIADIWVFTPFIVIILLAGLQNVPEQLYDAAEVDGASRWSRFRNVTYPFLKPSILVALTIRIIFDIRALDLVWVMTKGGPGKSTEVWASWLYRTSMEFQRTGEGAALGVIMLAVTFAIVAILYSIFGGTPYDS from the coding sequence ATGGAAACGACAGAGAAGTCGCTACGACGAACGCTCGACCGGTTGTTCGTTCCATTGACGGTCGGTCCCACGCTGATCTGGATCGCCGCGATCATCGTCTATCCGACGGTCAGACTCCTGTGGTCGAGTCTGTTCTGGATGAATCCGCTTACGCGAGAGACGGAGTTCGTCGGCCTTCGGAACTTCAAACGGCTGCTACTCGATCCCAGCGGAACGCTGGGCGTCTTGAACCCGAGTTTCATCGCGTTCACCAAGAACACCATCATTTACGTCGGCTGCAGCGTCACGTTTTCGTTCCTGCTCGGTCTCGGCATCGCGCTCCTGCTCAACAAGGACCTCAAAGGACGAGGATGGTTCCGGACAGCCGTGATCGTCCCGTGGATCCTCCCCTACGTGATGAGCGGACTCATGTGGCGCTGGATGTTCGAAGCGAAAAACGGCGCGATAAACGGTTTACTCGTCCAGACGGGCCTGATCTCGGAGAAGATCGCGTTTCTCTCGGACGGAACGCTCGCGATGATGACGCTGATAATCGCCGACATCTGGGTATTCACGCCGTTCATCGTAATCATCCTGCTTGCGGGCCTTCAGAACGTCCCGGAGCAACTGTACGACGCCGCCGAGGTGGACGGGGCAAGCCGCTGGTCTCGCTTCCGGAACGTCACGTATCCGTTCCTGAAGCCGTCGATCCTGGTCGCGCTGACGATCCGCATCATCTTCGACATCAGGGCACTCGATCTGGTGTGGGTGATGACGAAGGGCGGTCCCGGGAAGTCCACCGAGGTGTGGGCGTCCTGGCTCTACCGCACCTCCATGGAGTTCCAGCGAACCGGTGAGGGCGCCGCGCTGGGCGTCATCATGCTGGCGGTCACGTTCGCCATCGTGGCGATCCTCTACTCGATCTTCGGAGGGACACCCTACGATTCATGA
- a CDS encoding ABC transporter substrate-binding protein, producing MPSKRHSRRTVMKTTGALSATGIVGITGCLGDDSEANDGEMADEITFYNAGSLEFDPGTEANIGRFQDETGITVNVNEVPWANLKTSLTTIFNSQSPKVDAFNGPTWWLADFVNAGWLEPLDLSDDHMDKFPDSLVDLVTFDGDPYMAPEFGKWGSFLYDKDVVDTPPDTWDEVLEMGPDLSDGSRAGFGFTWADKSVFTFKQLIYQAGGSLFNDDNEPIFAGDAGQQAMEFITDLRDEGIIPDGISSMGEGPVGDAFIAGEFATVESWTPLGSRAIDEWGEERVGSAKPPEGPGGRATFQDTNGISISAFSERKAAAQKFAEFMTTRESCKNNMLVEGNPCVVPDVYEDDEIQDEYPSWLLEDMKYNLEHAASETYIQQPQVDDYIDEQITPALLGEKDPQTALEDAEANVTRLYQDIGLL from the coding sequence ATGCCATCCAAACGGCACTCGCGGCGAACGGTCATGAAGACGACAGGGGCGCTAAGCGCCACCGGTATCGTGGGAATCACGGGCTGTCTGGGCGACGATTCGGAAGCTAATGACGGCGAGATGGCCGACGAGATCACGTTCTACAACGCGGGAAGCCTCGAGTTCGATCCGGGGACCGAAGCCAACATCGGGCGCTTTCAGGACGAAACCGGTATCACCGTCAACGTCAACGAGGTGCCCTGGGCGAACCTGAAAACCAGCCTGACGACGATCTTCAACAGCCAGAGTCCGAAGGTCGACGCGTTCAACGGGCCGACCTGGTGGCTCGCCGACTTCGTCAACGCCGGCTGGCTCGAGCCGCTCGACCTCTCGGACGACCACATGGACAAGTTCCCGGACAGCCTCGTTGACCTCGTCACCTTCGACGGGGACCCGTACATGGCGCCGGAGTTCGGGAAGTGGGGGTCGTTCCTCTACGACAAGGACGTCGTGGACACCCCGCCGGACACCTGGGACGAGGTCCTGGAGATGGGACCGGACCTGAGCGACGGCAGCCGCGCCGGGTTCGGGTTCACGTGGGCCGACAAGTCCGTGTTCACGTTCAAGCAGTTGATCTACCAGGCCGGTGGGTCGCTGTTCAACGACGACAACGAACCGATCTTCGCGGGCGACGCGGGCCAGCAGGCCATGGAGTTCATCACTGACCTTCGTGACGAGGGAATCATCCCGGACGGCATCTCGAGCATGGGCGAGGGTCCCGTCGGCGACGCGTTCATCGCCGGCGAGTTCGCGACCGTCGAATCGTGGACGCCGCTGGGTTCGCGCGCGATCGACGAGTGGGGCGAAGAGCGGGTCGGAAGCGCGAAACCCCCGGAGGGACCGGGCGGTCGCGCCACCTTCCAGGACACCAACGGGATCAGCATCTCGGCGTTCTCGGAGAGAAAGGCCGCGGCCCAGAAGTTCGCCGAGTTCATGACGACACGTGAATCCTGCAAGAACAACATGCTCGTCGAGGGCAACCCCTGCGTTGTCCCCGATGTCTACGAGGACGACGAGATTCAGGACGAGTACCCGTCCTGGCTCCTCGAGGACATGAAGTACAACCTCGAACACGCGGCGAGCGAGACCTACATTCAGCAACCCCAGGTCGACGACTACATTGACGAGCAGATCACCCCGGCCTTGCTCGGCGAGAAAGATCCACAGACGGCACTGGAGGATGCGGAGGCAAACGTCACTCGCCTCTACCAGGACATCGGACTCCTGTAA
- a CDS encoding isocitrate/isopropylmalate dehydrogenase family protein translates to MTHEIAVIPGDGIGQEVTPAAVEVLESLDVDFEFVEAEAGDAVKAETGEALPQETYDLAASADATLFGAAGETAADVILPLREAVDSFVNVRPAKAYPGIDAVRPETDLVFLRENTEGVYAGHEDRLTEDVATLTRVTTQSASRRLAEFACDYVEDSEHDGFTIAHKANVMRETDGLFRDTVAEVAEERGVETDEVLMDAFATHVCLDPAQFDVVVCPNLAGDVLSDLAAGLVGGLGLLPSANVGPDRALFEPVHGTAPDIAGDEVANPAAKIISAAMMLDYLGHEAESEAVQAAVETTLAEGPWTPDLGGDASTSDVTNAIIDRL, encoded by the coding sequence ATGACTCACGAAATCGCCGTCATTCCGGGCGACGGGATCGGACAGGAAGTGACACCCGCCGCGGTCGAGGTTCTCGAGTCGCTCGACGTCGACTTCGAGTTCGTCGAGGCCGAGGCCGGCGACGCGGTGAAAGCCGAGACGGGCGAGGCACTTCCCCAGGAAACCTACGACCTCGCGGCGTCGGCCGACGCGACGTTGTTCGGCGCGGCCGGCGAGACGGCCGCGGACGTGATCCTCCCGCTCCGCGAGGCGGTCGACTCGTTCGTCAACGTCCGGCCCGCGAAGGCGTACCCGGGGATCGACGCCGTCCGCCCCGAAACGGACCTGGTCTTCCTCCGGGAGAACACCGAGGGCGTCTACGCGGGACACGAGGATCGACTCACCGAAGACGTCGCGACGCTGACGCGGGTCACGACGCAGTCCGCGTCCCGGCGACTCGCCGAGTTCGCCTGCGACTACGTCGAGGACAGCGAGCACGACGGGTTCACGATCGCCCACAAGGCGAACGTGATGCGCGAGACGGACGGCCTCTTCCGCGACACCGTCGCCGAGGTGGCCGAGGAGCGCGGCGTCGAGACCGACGAGGTGCTGATGGACGCGTTCGCGACGCACGTCTGTCTCGACCCGGCACAGTTCGACGTCGTCGTCTGCCCGAACCTCGCGGGCGACGTGCTCTCGGACCTCGCCGCCGGTCTCGTCGGCGGACTCGGCCTGTTGCCGAGCGCCAACGTCGGCCCCGATCGGGCCCTGTTCGAACCCGTCCACGGCACCGCTCCGGACATCGCCGGCGACGAGGTCGCGAACCCGGCCGCGAAGATCATCTCCGCCGCGATGATGCTCGACTACCTCGGCCACGAGGCGGAGAGCGAGGCCGTCCAGGCGGCCGTCGAAACCACGCTCGCAGAGGGACCGTGGACGCCCGACCTCGGCGGCGACGCCTCGACCAGCGACGTGACGAACGCGATCATCGATCGGCTGTAA
- a CDS encoding CBS domain-containing protein — protein sequence MSTPLETIAKGAPVQEAAQRMRDNDISALVVTTDPPSIVTSTDVLAVAADGRDPEAVQVADVMTESVETVPPDIYLEEVAAMMTSFGIKHLPVVSTDDEYVGMISSTDVTAQLS from the coding sequence ATGTCGACGCCGCTCGAGACGATAGCGAAGGGAGCACCGGTCCAGGAAGCCGCCCAGCGGATGCGCGACAACGACATCAGCGCGCTGGTCGTCACGACCGATCCGCCGTCGATCGTCACCAGCACCGACGTCCTCGCGGTCGCCGCCGACGGACGCGATCCCGAGGCGGTCCAGGTTGCCGACGTGATGACGGAGTCGGTCGAGACCGTGCCGCCGGACATCTACCTGGAGGAGGTCGCCGCGATGATGACCAGTTTCGGAATCAAACACCTCCCCGTCGTCTCGACCGACGACGAGTACGTCGGGATGATCTCCTCGACCGACGTCACCGCACAGCTCTCCTGA
- the leuD gene encoding 3-isopropylmalate dehydratase small subunit has protein sequence MTDTDEVEIPEVDYVSGSGVPIRGNDIDTDQIIPARFMKVVTFDGLGEFAFFDLRFDENDDQKDHPFNEARFQDSSVMVVNSNFGCGSSREHAPQALMRWGIDAIIGESFAEIFAGNCLALGIPTVTADSETIQDLQDWVDENPDEELEIDVEAETVTYDGETIDVTVDDAQRKALVEGVWDTTALMKSNAGAVRKKAEALPYVEDAAIPEAE, from the coding sequence ATGACCGACACTGACGAAGTCGAGATTCCGGAAGTCGACTACGTTTCCGGCTCGGGCGTCCCGATCCGCGGCAACGACATCGACACCGACCAGATCATCCCCGCGCGGTTCATGAAGGTCGTCACCTTCGACGGACTGGGCGAGTTCGCGTTCTTCGATCTGCGGTTCGACGAGAACGACGATCAGAAAGACCACCCGTTCAACGAGGCCCGCTTCCAGGACTCCTCGGTGATGGTCGTCAACAGCAACTTCGGCTGTGGCTCCTCGCGCGAGCACGCCCCACAGGCGCTGATGCGCTGGGGGATCGACGCGATCATCGGCGAGAGTTTCGCCGAAATCTTCGCGGGCAACTGCCTGGCACTCGGCATTCCGACGGTGACCGCCGACAGCGAGACGATCCAGGACCTACAGGACTGGGTCGACGAGAACCCCGACGAGGAACTCGAGATCGACGTCGAGGCCGAGACCGTCACCTACGACGGCGAGACGATCGACGTCACCGTCGACGACGCCCAGCGCAAGGCGCTCGTCGAGGGCGTCTGGGACACGACGGCGCTGATGAAGTCCAACGCGGGCGCGGTCCGAAAGAAGGCCGAAGCATTGCCCTACGTCGAGGACGCGGCGATCCCCGAAGCGGAGTAG
- the leuC gene encoding 3-isopropylmalate dehydratase large subunit, which translates to MSEGTLYDKVWDRHKVTTLPTGQDQLFVGLHLIHEVTSPQAFGMLRERDLEVAFPELTHATVDHIVPTADQSRPYEEDAAEEMMAELEENVRDAGIDFSDPTTGDQGIVHVIGPEQGITQPGKTIVCGDSHTSTHGAFGALAFGIGTSQIRDVLATGTVAMEKQQVRKIRVDGELGEGVEAKDVILEIIRRLGTEGGVGYVYEYAGEAIESLGMEGRMSICNMSIEGGARAGYVNPDETTYEWLAETDYFQEHPEKFEELKPYWESIRSDEDADYDDVVTIDADELEPVVTWGTTPGQGIGISDPIPAPEDLPADKQDTARRAQEHMRVDPGETMEGYDIDVAFLGSCTNARLPDLRRAARIVKGREVHDDVRAMVVPGSQRVQHAAEEEGLKDVFEEAGFEWRNAGCSMCLGMNEDQLEGDEACASSSNRNFVGRQGSKDGRTVLMNPRMVAAAAITGEVSDVRDLKEVTTL; encoded by the coding sequence ATGAGCGAGGGAACGCTGTACGACAAGGTGTGGGATCGCCACAAAGTCACGACCCTGCCGACCGGACAGGACCAACTGTTCGTCGGACTCCACCTCATCCACGAGGTGACCAGCCCGCAGGCGTTCGGGATGCTCCGCGAGCGCGACCTCGAGGTCGCTTTCCCCGAACTGACCCACGCGACGGTCGACCACATCGTGCCGACGGCCGATCAGTCCCGGCCCTACGAGGAGGACGCCGCCGAGGAGATGATGGCCGAACTCGAGGAGAACGTCCGCGACGCGGGCATCGACTTCTCGGACCCGACGACGGGCGATCAGGGGATCGTCCACGTCATCGGCCCGGAGCAGGGCATCACGCAGCCGGGCAAGACGATCGTCTGCGGCGACTCGCACACCTCGACCCACGGCGCGTTCGGCGCGCTCGCGTTCGGGATCGGGACTTCCCAGATCCGGGACGTGCTCGCGACGGGCACCGTCGCCATGGAGAAACAGCAGGTCCGCAAGATCCGGGTCGACGGCGAACTCGGCGAGGGCGTCGAAGCGAAAGACGTCATTCTCGAGATCATCCGCCGGCTCGGTACGGAGGGCGGCGTCGGCTACGTCTACGAGTACGCCGGCGAAGCGATCGAGTCCCTCGGCATGGAAGGCCGGATGTCGATCTGCAACATGTCGATCGAGGGCGGCGCCCGCGCGGGCTACGTCAACCCCGACGAGACCACCTACGAGTGGCTCGCGGAGACCGACTACTTCCAGGAACACCCCGAGAAGTTCGAGGAACTGAAGCCCTACTGGGAGTCGATACGGTCGGACGAGGATGCGGACTACGACGACGTCGTGACGATCGACGCCGACGAACTCGAGCCGGTCGTCACGTGGGGGACGACTCCGGGCCAGGGGATCGGTATCTCCGACCCGATCCCGGCACCCGAGGATCTGCCCGCGGACAAGCAGGACACCGCCCGACGCGCCCAGGAGCACATGCGCGTCGACCCCGGCGAGACGATGGAGGGCTACGACATCGACGTGGCCTTCCTCGGTTCCTGTACGAACGCCCGTCTGCCCGACCTGCGGCGTGCCGCCCGGATCGTGAAGGGTCGGGAGGTCCACGACGACGTCCGCGCGATGGTCGTACCCGGCAGCCAGCGCGTCCAACACGCCGCCGAGGAGGAGGGCCTGAAGGACGTCTTCGAGGAGGCCGGCTTCGAGTGGCGAAACGCCGGCTGTTCGATGTGTCTGGGGATGAACGAGGACCAGCTCGAGGGCGACGAGGCCTGTGCCTCCTCCTCGAACCGGAACTTCGTCGGCCGCCAGGGCTCGAAGGACGGCCGAACCGTCCTGATGAACCCGCGGATGGTCGCCGCGGCGGCGATCACCGGGGAAGTCTCCGACGTGCGCGATCTGAAGGAGGTGACCACCCTATGA
- the ilvC gene encoding ketol-acid reductoisomerase, which produces MTDEFTTDIYYDDDADVSTLDDDTVAVLGYGSQGHAHALNLHESGVDVVVGLREGSSSRSAAEEDGLTVATPAEAVERASYVSVLVPDTVQPAVYENAIEPNLDAGDTLQFAHGLNIHYNQIQPPEDVDVTMVAPKSPGHLVRRNFENNEGTPGLLATYRDTTGDAQERALAYAKAIGCTRAGVIETTFREEVESDLFGEQAVLCGGVTSLVKHGYETLVDAGYSPEIAYFECLNELKLIVDLMYEGGHAEMWDSVSDTAEYGGLSRGDRIVDETVRENMEETLEEIQNGEFTREWILENQAGRPSYNQLREAEKNHEIEQVGARLRELFAWAEDESETEDEDESVQVQADD; this is translated from the coding sequence ATGACTGACGAGTTCACTACCGACATCTACTACGACGACGACGCGGACGTATCGACGCTCGACGACGACACCGTGGCCGTGCTCGGCTACGGCAGCCAGGGCCACGCCCACGCGCTGAATCTCCACGAGAGCGGGGTCGACGTGGTCGTCGGCCTGCGCGAGGGATCGTCCTCGCGATCGGCCGCGGAAGAAGACGGACTGACGGTCGCGACGCCGGCGGAGGCCGTCGAACGGGCCAGCTACGTCTCCGTGCTCGTTCCCGACACCGTCCAGCCGGCCGTCTACGAGAACGCGATCGAGCCGAACCTCGACGCGGGTGACACGCTGCAGTTCGCCCACGGCCTGAACATCCACTACAACCAGATCCAGCCACCCGAGGACGTCGACGTGACGATGGTCGCGCCCAAGAGCCCGGGTCACCTCGTCCGCCGCAACTTCGAGAACAACGAGGGAACGCCCGGCCTGTTGGCGACGTACCGGGACACGACGGGCGACGCGCAGGAACGCGCCCTCGCGTACGCGAAGGCGATCGGCTGTACCCGTGCGGGCGTCATCGAGACGACGTTCCGGGAGGAAGTCGAGTCCGACCTCTTCGGCGAGCAGGCGGTGCTGTGTGGCGGGGTCACCTCGCTGGTCAAGCACGGCTACGAGACGCTCGTGGACGCGGGCTATTCGCCCGAGATCGCCTACTTCGAGTGCCTGAACGAACTGAAGCTGATCGTCGACCTGATGTACGAAGGTGGCCACGCGGAGATGTGGGATTCCGTCTCCGACACCGCGGAGTACGGTGGCCTGAGCCGCGGCGATCGGATCGTCGACGAGACCGTCCGCGAGAACATGGAGGAGACGCTCGAGGAGATCCAGAACGGCGAGTTCACGCGCGAGTGGATCCTCGAGAACCAGGCCGGCCGACCGAGCTACAATCAGCTTCGGGAGGCCGAGAAGAACCACGAGATCGAGCAGGTCGGCGCGCGACTGCGCGAACTGTTCGCGTGGGCAGAGGATGAGAGCGAAACCGAGGACGAAGACGAGTCCGTCCAGGTGCAGGCGGACGACTGA
- the ilvN gene encoding acetolactate synthase small subunit → MKRGLEGPAPEERPTPAGRRNKQGIRIDPEVEAIHEPRRTVISALVEHEPGVLAEVSGLFSRRQFNIESLTVGPTADEDRARITLVVEEPDPGIEQVKKQLRKLVPVISVRELAPDAMRRELALVKVDAENPAQVNAVADMYDANTVDSSPETATFEITGARQKIEAAIETFSQFGIREISRTGTTALARGTDDTAAPVSATESAAEAANQPDQTYTADDD, encoded by the coding sequence ATGAAGCGCGGATTGGAGGGACCGGCCCCGGAGGAGCGACCGACCCCCGCGGGCCGGCGGAACAAGCAGGGGATCCGCATCGACCCCGAAGTCGAGGCGATCCACGAGCCGCGACGGACCGTGATCTCGGCGCTCGTCGAACACGAACCGGGCGTCCTCGCGGAAGTCTCGGGACTGTTCTCGAGACGGCAGTTCAACATCGAGAGCCTCACCGTCGGGCCGACCGCGGACGAGGACCGGGCCCGGATCACCCTGGTGGTCGAGGAACCCGACCCCGGCATCGAACAGGTCAAGAAGCAACTGCGCAAACTGGTGCCGGTCATCTCCGTGCGCGAACTCGCGCCCGACGCGATGCGCCGGGAACTGGCGCTGGTGAAGGTCGACGCCGAGAACCCCGCTCAGGTCAACGCCGTCGCGGACATGTACGACGCCAACACCGTCGACTCGAGCCCCGAGACGGCGACCTTCGAGATCACGGGGGCCCGCCAGAAGATCGAGGCCGCGATCGAGACGTTCAGCCAGTTCGGGATCCGCGAGATCTCCCGGACCGGGACGACGGCACTCGCCCGCGGCACCGACGATACCGCGGCACCCGTGAGTGCGACCGAATCGGCCGCCGAAGCGGCGAACCAGCCGGACCAAACCTACACAGCAGACGATGACTGA
- the ilvB gene encoding biosynthetic-type acetolactate synthase large subunit, whose amino-acid sequence MSERAASITPTEEQDDEQLEDAEITDSASPETDDVSDAETTGPVTNGAESVVRALENAGVEYAFGVQGGAIMPVYDALYDSDITHVTMAHEQGAAHAADAFGIVSGDPGVCLATSGPGATNLVTGIADADMDSDPMIALTGQVPTEFVGNDAFQETDTTGVTTPITKDNTFAADPDRVGSDVSEAFALAREGRPGPTLVDLPKDVTKSDTDREPDDPRVPDTYEVQERADEELVDAAAERIENSSRPVMLLGGGVIKGEASEACREFATEHEIPVITTMPGLGAFPEDHELSLEMAGMHGTGYANMAITHCDTLIGIGTRFDDRLTGGIETFAPDAELIHVDIDPAEISKNIHADYPLVGDAETVVEQLAAAVDASPQAKKWRAQCQQWKSDYSMAYDAPEDEPVQPEFVVEALDEATSDRAIVTTGVGQHQMWACQYWTFTEPRTWVSSHGLGTMGYGLPAAIGARLAADDDQEVVCVDGDGSFLMTLQGLSVAVRENLDITVAVLNNEYIGMVRQWQDAFFEGRHAASDYGWMPEFDKLAEAFGAQGFRIDDYDDVAETIEEAIAYDGPSVIDVHIDPQANVYPMVPSGGDNGQFALTEEQL is encoded by the coding sequence ATGAGCGAACGCGCAGCATCGATCACGCCGACCGAGGAACAGGACGACGAACAGCTCGAAGATGCCGAAATCACCGACAGCGCGTCGCCGGAGACGGACGACGTCTCCGACGCTGAGACGACCGGTCCCGTCACCAACGGTGCCGAGTCGGTCGTCCGCGCGCTCGAGAACGCGGGCGTCGAGTACGCTTTCGGCGTTCAGGGCGGGGCGATCATGCCCGTCTACGACGCGCTGTACGACTCCGATATCACTCACGTGACGATGGCCCACGAGCAGGGTGCGGCCCACGCGGCCGACGCCTTCGGCATCGTCTCCGGTGACCCGGGCGTCTGTCTCGCGACGTCGGGCCCGGGCGCGACGAACCTGGTTACCGGCATCGCCGACGCCGACATGGACTCCGATCCGATGATCGCGTTGACGGGCCAGGTCCCGACGGAGTTCGTCGGCAACGACGCCTTCCAGGAGACCGACACCACCGGCGTCACGACTCCGATCACGAAGGACAACACCTTCGCGGCCGACCCCGATCGGGTCGGGAGCGACGTCAGCGAGGCGTTCGCCCTCGCCCGCGAGGGCCGGCCGGGGCCGACCCTGGTCGACCTGCCGAAAGACGTCACCAAGTCCGACACCGATCGCGAACCCGACGACCCCCGGGTGCCCGACACCTACGAAGTCCAGGAGCGGGCCGACGAGGAACTCGTCGACGCCGCGGCCGAACGGATCGAGAACTCGAGTCGCCCGGTCATGCTCCTGGGCGGGGGCGTCATCAAGGGCGAGGCCAGCGAGGCCTGCCGCGAGTTCGCCACGGAGCACGAGATTCCGGTCATCACCACGATGCCCGGCCTCGGCGCGTTCCCCGAGGACCACGAACTGTCCCTCGAGATGGCGGGGATGCACGGCACGGGCTACGCCAACATGGCGATCACCCACTGTGACACCCTGATCGGGATCGGGACCCGGTTCGACGATCGGCTGACCGGCGGCATCGAAACCTTCGCGCCCGACGCGGAACTGATCCACGTCGACATCGACCCCGCCGAAATCTCGAAGAACATCCACGCGGACTACCCGCTGGTCGGCGACGCGGAAACCGTCGTCGAGCAACTGGCCGCGGCGGTCGACGCCTCGCCACAGGCGAAGAAGTGGCGCGCCCAGTGCCAGCAGTGGAAGTCCGACTACTCGATGGCCTACGACGCGCCGGAGGACGAACCCGTCCAGCCGGAGTTCGTCGTCGAGGCCTTGGACGAGGCGACGAGCGATCGGGCGATCGTCACCACCGGCGTCGGGCAACACCAGATGTGGGCCTGCCAGTACTGGACGTTCACCGAACCCCGGACGTGGGTCTCGAGTCACGGACTCGGGACGATGGGGTACGGACTGCCCGCCGCGATCGGGGCCCGCCTCGCTGCCGACGACGACCAGGAGGTCGTCTGCGTCGACGGCGACGGCTCGTTCCTGATGACGCTGCAGGGTCTCTCGGTGGCCGTTCGCGAGAACCTGGACATCACCGTCGCCGTGCTCAACAACGAGTACATCGGCATGGTCCGGCAGTGGCAGGACGCCTTCTTCGAGGGCCGTCACGCCGCGTCGGACTACGGCTGGATGCCGGAGTTCGACAAACTCGCCGAGGCCTTCGGCGCGCAGGGCTTCCGAATCGACGACTACGACGACGTCGCCGAGACGATCGAGGAGGCGATCGCCTACGACGGGCCGTCGGTGATCGACGTCCACATCGATCCGCAGGCGAACGTCTACCCGATGGTGCCGAGCGGCGGCGACAACGGTCAGTTCGCACTGACGGAGGAGCAGCTATGA
- a CDS encoding LeuA family protein — translation MSRRVLIQCLHKTTRPLTPVRGVEFFQGTLDSTDEIESARVFDTTLRDGEQSPGTSFSYDDKRQIASILDDMGTHVIEAGFPVNSDAEFEAVRDIASSTSTTTCGLARVVDKDIDAALDSGVEMVHTFVSTSDVQIEDSMHATRDEVVQRAVESVERVTETGTTCMFSPMDATRTDEQFLIDVIEAVTEAGVDWINVPDTCGVATPTRFKAMIEKVRAHTDARIDVHTHDDFGLATANALAGIEAGADQAQVSVNSIGERAGNAAYEEFVMAVESLYQTDTGIDTTRITELSNVVEEKSGMETPGNKPVVGANAFSHESGIHAAGVIENSDTFEPGVMTPEMVGAERRLVMGKHTGTHSVRERLHELGFSPTDEQVRAVTRRVKDYGAEKRRITVDDLERFAEEADVERQQEQEEVRV, via the coding sequence ATCTCCCGTCGAGTTCTGATACAATGTCTTCACAAGACAACCCGTCCTCTGACACCAGTCAGGGGGGTCGAGTTCTTCCAGGGCACGTTAGATTCCACTGACGAAATTGAGTCAGCACGTGTCTTCGACACCACCCTCCGGGACGGTGAACAGTCGCCCGGAACTTCGTTCTCGTACGACGACAAACGGCAGATCGCCTCGATCCTGGACGACATGGGAACCCACGTCATCGAGGCCGGGTTCCCCGTCAACTCCGACGCGGAGTTCGAGGCCGTTCGTGACATCGCTTCCTCGACGTCGACGACCACCTGCGGGTTAGCCCGCGTCGTCGACAAGGACATCGACGCGGCGCTCGATTCCGGCGTCGAAATGGTGCACACGTTCGTCAGCACCAGCGACGTCCAGATCGAGGATTCGATGCACGCCACGCGAGACGAGGTCGTACAGCGCGCAGTCGAATCGGTCGAACGCGTCACGGAGACGGGAACGACCTGTATGTTCTCGCCGATGGACGCGACGCGAACCGACGAGCAGTTCCTGATCGACGTGATCGAGGCGGTCACCGAGGCGGGCGTCGACTGGATCAACGTTCCCGACACGTGTGGCGTCGCCACCCCGACGCGGTTCAAGGCCATGATCGAGAAGGTCCGCGCCCACACCGACGCGCGGATCGACGTCCACACCCACGACGACTTCGGTCTGGCCACCGCGAACGCGCTCGCCGGCATCGAAGCGGGGGCGGATCAGGCGCAGGTCTCGGTCAACTCGATCGGCGAACGGGCCGGGAACGCCGCCTACGAGGAGTTCGTGATGGCCGTCGAGTCGCTCTACCAGACCGACACGGGGATCGACACGACACGGATCACCGAACTCTCGAACGTCGTGGAGGAGAAAAGCGGCATGGAGACGCCGGGCAACAAACCCGTCGTCGGTGCCAACGCCTTCTCCCACGAGAGCGGGATCCACGCCGCCGGTGTCATCGAGAACTCCGACACCTTCGAGCCGGGCGTGATGACCCCCGAGATGGTCGGCGCCGAGCGCCGACTGGTAATGGGGAAACACACCGGCACCCACTCCGTCCGGGAACGTCTGCACGAACTGGGCTTTTCGCCCACCGACGAGCAGGTACGGGCGGTCACCCGTCGGGTCAAGGACTACGGTGCGGAGAAGCGTCGGATCACGGTCGACGATCTGGAACGCTTCGCCGAAGAGGCTGACGTCGAACGTCAGCAGGAGCAAGAGGAGGTGCGCGTCTAA